The segment TCACCCTGTCTTCGGCGTGGTTGACGATGTAGGCGATCTGGTCGGCGAACAGGCGCGGGTTGATCGTGTGCAGCACCATCCCGGTGCCGGCGGTCGCGAAATAGGCCTCCAGGTGGCGGTAGCCGTTCCAGGCGAGCGTGCCCACGCGGTCCCCGGCCTTCAGGCCCAGCCGCTCCAGTGCCGCCGCGAGGCGCCGCGTGCGTCGGTGAAGTTCCGAATAGGTGTATCGGTGGAGTTCGCCCTCGACCGTCCGCGTGACGATCTCGCGCTCGCCGTGCCAGTCGGCGGCATGGTCGATGATGCGCGGAACGAGAAGTGGCCAATCCTGCATCAGGCCGTGCATGCGATTCTCCCCATGAAGCGCGATCTTTGCGATCGTCGTTGATCCGAATCACTCTAACACCGATGCGCCAGGGTACGATCTCGCCACGAGATTGCGCGACCCGCCTCCGGGGGTACACTCCGCGGCGGCCGGTGCGTCGGCCGCATCGGAGGATGTGCCGCCATGACCAATCTCCACATCGGGGACCCGGCACCCTGGTTCATCGCGCCCGCCTCGAACAATCCGCGCTTCGTCTTCGCCAGCGCGGGCGGCCGCCACATCGTGCTGACCTTCTACGGCTCGGCCGCAGACCCCGAGGGCGGCGAGGCGATCCGCCGGATCGAGGCCGCCGCCGCGCTGTTCGACGACACGCACTGCGCCTTCTTCGGCGTGACGGCCGACCCGGCCGACCGCGACCAGGGGCGGGTGACGCCGAATCGCAACGGCTATCGCTTCTTCTGGGACACCGAGGGCGAGGTCGCCCGCCTCTACGACGTGCTCGACGAGAATGGGCGGATGCGGCTGACCACGCTGATCCTCGACCCCAATCTGCGGGTCCTCGGGCGCATCACCCTGCCGGACGGTGCCGCCCATGCCCAGGCACTGCTCGACATCGTCCCGCGCCTGCCGCGCAACCCGCCGCCGGCGGCGGCGGCGATGCAGGCGCCGATCCTCGTGGTGCCGCGCGTCTTCGAGCCGGAATTCTGCCGCCACCTCATCGGTCTCTACGAGTCGAACGGCGGCGAGGAATCCGGCTTCGTGCGCGACGAGGACGGCCGCACCAAGCTGGTGGTCGACCACGCGCACAAGCGCCGCCAGGACTACATCATCGCGGAGGAAGGCGTGCGCAACGCGGTGCGCGCGA is part of the Constrictibacter sp. MBR-5 genome and harbors:
- a CDS encoding 2OG-Fe(II) oxygenase, which encodes MTNLHIGDPAPWFIAPASNNPRFVFASAGGRHIVLTFYGSAADPEGGEAIRRIEAAAALFDDTHCAFFGVTADPADRDQGRVTPNRNGYRFFWDTEGEVARLYDVLDENGRMRLTTLILDPNLRVLGRITLPDGAAHAQALLDIVPRLPRNPPPAAAAMQAPILVVPRVFEPEFCRHLIGLYESNGGEESGFVRDEDGRTKLVVDHAHKRRQDYIIAEEGVRNAVRARIRRRLLPEIQKAFQYGVTRMERYIVCCYDAGTGGYFRPHRDNTTKGTAHRRFAVTLNLNAEEFEGGELRFPEYGSHLYKPPTGGAVVFSCSLLHEAMPVRKGRRYVFLPFLYDDAAAAIREQNNAYLDESIGAYNR